Proteins from one Enterobacter bugandensis genomic window:
- the tolA gene encoding cell envelope integrity protein TolA, producing MSKATEQNDKLKRAIIVSAVLHVILFAALIWSSFDEHIDASAGGGGGSSIDAVMVDPGAVVQNYNREQQQKASAKRAEEQREKQAQQQAEELREKQAAEQERLKQLEKERLQAQEAAKAQAEQQKQAEEAAKKAQEQQKQAEEAAAKAAADAKAQADAQAKLAAEAAKKAAADAQKKAEAEAAKKAAADAQKKAEAEAAKKAAADAQKKAEAEAAKKAAQDAEKKAAAEAAKKAAAAEKAAAEKAAAAEKAAADKKAAAEKAAADKKAAAEKAAAKKAAAAEKAAAAAGVDDLLGDLSSGKNAPKTGGGAKGNNAAPTGSGNTKSNGATGAEINGYAAQIKSAIESRFYDASSYAGKTCTLRIKLAPDGMLLDIKSEGGDPALCTAALAAARQAKMPKPPSQAVYEVFKNAPLDFKP from the coding sequence GTGTCAAAGGCAACCGAACAGAACGACAAGCTTAAGCGAGCGATAATCGTCTCCGCAGTGCTGCACGTTATTCTTTTTGCAGCGCTGATCTGGAGTTCGTTCGACGAGCATATTGATGCATCAGCAGGCGGCGGTGGAGGGTCTTCCATTGACGCCGTAATGGTGGATCCCGGTGCGGTAGTGCAAAACTATAATCGCGAACAACAGCAGAAGGCGAGTGCCAAACGGGCTGAAGAGCAGCGTGAAAAACAGGCGCAACAGCAGGCGGAAGAGCTGCGTGAAAAGCAAGCCGCCGAGCAGGAGCGTTTGAAGCAGCTTGAGAAAGAACGTTTGCAGGCGCAGGAAGCCGCGAAAGCGCAGGCGGAACAGCAGAAGCAAGCCGAAGAGGCCGCGAAGAAAGCGCAGGAACAGCAAAAGCAGGCGGAAGAGGCGGCAGCAAAAGCCGCAGCGGATGCCAAAGCGCAGGCTGATGCCCAGGCAAAATTAGCGGCAGAAGCGGCGAAGAAAGCGGCTGCCGATGCCCAGAAGAAAGCTGAGGCCGAAGCCGCGAAGAAAGCCGCTGCGGATGCCCAGAAGAAAGCCGAAGCGGAAGCCGCGAAAAAAGCCGCTGCTGACGCACAGAAGAAAGCTGAAGCCGAAGCCGCGAAGAAAGCCGCTCAGGACGCAGAGAAGAAAGCGGCTGCCGAGGCTGCGAAGAAAGCCGCTGCGGCTGAGAAGGCTGCTGCCGAAAAAGCTGCCGCCGCTGAAAAAGCCGCTGCTGATAAAAAAGCTGCAGCTGAGAAGGCCGCTGCCGATAAGAAAGCCGCTGCTGAAAAAGCGGCTGCTAAAAAGGCTGCTGCCGCTGAAAAAGCCGCGGCCGCCGCAGGGGTTGACGATCTGCTGGGGGATTTAAGCTCCGGTAAGAATGCACCGAAAACGGGCGGTGGTGCGAAAGGAAACAACGCAGCGCCGACCGGAAGTGGTAACACTAAGAGTAACGGTGCGACAGGGGCTGAAATCAACGGCTATGCCGCGCAGATTAAATCGGCGATTGAAAGCCGGTTCTACGATGCGTCTTCCTATGCCGGTAAAACGTGTACGCTGCGTATAAAACTGGCTCCGGACGGCATGCTGCTTGATATTAAGTCTGAAGGTGGCGACCCGGCTTTATGTACTGCGGCTCTGGCTGCAGCGCGTCAGGCGAAGATGCCTAAACCGCCTTCTCAGGCAGTCTACGAAGTCTTCAAAAATGCGCCGCTGGACTTCAAACCTTAA
- the tolB gene encoding Tol-Pal system beta propeller repeat protein TolB has product MKQALRVAFSFLMLWAAVLHAEVRIEITQGVDSARPIGVVPFQWAGPGAAPEDAGGIVAADLRNSGKFNPLDRSRLPQQPGSAQEVQPAAWSALGIDAVVVGQVTPNPDGSYNVAWQLVDTGGAPGTVLAQNSYKVTKQYLRYAAHAASDAVFEKLTGIKGAFRTRIAYVVQTNGGQFPYELRVSDYDGYNQFLVKRSSQPLMSPAWSPDGSKLAYVTFESGRSALVIQTLANGAVRQVASFPRHNGAPSFSPDGSKLAFALSKTGSLNLYVMDIGSGQIRQVTDGRSNNTEPSWFPDSQNLAFTSDQAGRPQIYKVNINGGAPQRITWEGSQNQNADVSSDGKFMVMVSSNGGQQHIAKQDLVAGGVQVLSSTFLDETPSLAPNGTMVIYSSSQGMGSVLNLVSTDGRFKARIPATDGQVKSPAWSPYL; this is encoded by the coding sequence ATGAAGCAGGCATTACGTGTAGCATTTAGTTTTTTAATGCTGTGGGCAGCAGTCCTGCACGCAGAAGTACGTATCGAGATCACCCAGGGGGTGGACTCGGCACGCCCAATCGGTGTTGTTCCGTTCCAGTGGGCCGGTCCTGGCGCTGCACCTGAAGATGCCGGTGGCATCGTGGCGGCTGACCTGCGTAACAGCGGTAAATTCAACCCGTTAGATCGTTCTCGTCTGCCGCAGCAGCCGGGCAGTGCGCAGGAAGTCCAGCCTGCTGCATGGTCTGCGCTGGGTATCGATGCCGTGGTGGTGGGGCAGGTTACGCCTAACCCGGACGGTTCTTACAACGTGGCCTGGCAGCTGGTAGATACCGGCGGTGCACCGGGTACCGTTCTGGCACAGAACTCTTACAAGGTCACTAAACAGTACCTGCGCTACGCGGCACACGCGGCCAGCGACGCGGTATTCGAAAAGCTGACCGGTATTAAAGGTGCGTTCCGTACCCGTATCGCATATGTGGTACAGACCAACGGCGGTCAGTTCCCGTACGAGCTGCGCGTCTCTGACTACGACGGTTACAACCAGTTCCTGGTGAAACGCTCTTCACAGCCGCTAATGTCTCCAGCCTGGTCTCCGGACGGGTCTAAGCTGGCCTACGTGACCTTCGAAAGTGGTCGTTCTGCGCTGGTTATCCAGACGCTGGCTAACGGTGCGGTGCGTCAGGTAGCGTCGTTCCCACGTCACAACGGTGCGCCTTCCTTCTCTCCAGATGGGTCTAAACTGGCGTTTGCGCTTTCTAAAACCGGTAGCCTGAATCTGTACGTGATGGACATTGGCTCTGGCCAGATCCGTCAGGTGACCGACGGTCGCAGCAACAATACTGAACCATCATGGTTCCCGGACAGCCAAAACCTGGCATTTACCTCTGACCAGGCAGGCCGTCCACAAATCTATAAAGTGAACATTAACGGCGGTGCTCCGCAGCGTATCACCTGGGAAGGCTCTCAGAACCAGAACGCAGACGTGAGCAGCGACGGTAAATTCATGGTAATGGTCAGCTCCAACGGTGGGCAGCAGCACATTGCCAAACAAGATCTGGTAGCGGGTGGCGTTCAAGTTCTGTCGTCAACGTTCCTGGATGAAACGCCAAGTCTGGCACCTAACGGCACTATGGTAATCTACAGCTCTTCTCAGGGGATGGGATCTGTGCTGAATCTGGTTTCTACAGATGGGCGTTTCAAAGCGCGTATTCCGGCCACTGATGGACAGGTAAAATCACCTGCCTGGTCGCCGTATCTGTAA
- the pal gene encoding peptidoglycan-associated lipoprotein Pal — MQLNKVLKGLMIALPVMAIAACSSNKNASNDQSGEGMMGAGTGMDANGNGNMSSEEQARLQMQQLQQNNIVYFDLDKYDIRSDFAAMLDAHANFLRSNPSYKVTVEGHADERGTPEYNISLGERRANAVKMYLQGKGVSADQISIVSYGKEKPAVLGHDEAAYSKNRRAVLVY; from the coding sequence ATGCAACTGAACAAAGTGCTGAAGGGGCTGATGATCGCTCTGCCTGTAATGGCAATCGCAGCGTGTTCTTCTAACAAGAACGCCAGCAATGACCAGAGCGGCGAAGGCATGATGGGTGCCGGTACCGGTATGGACGCGAACGGCAATGGCAACATGTCTTCTGAAGAGCAAGCGCGTCTTCAGATGCAGCAGCTGCAGCAGAACAACATCGTTTACTTCGATCTGGATAAATACGACATCCGTTCTGACTTCGCTGCGATGCTGGATGCTCACGCTAACTTCCTGCGTAGCAACCCATCTTACAAAGTCACCGTAGAAGGTCACGCGGACGAACGTGGTACTCCAGAGTACAACATCTCCCTGGGTGAACGTCGTGCTAACGCCGTTAAGATGTACCTGCAGGGTAAAGGCGTTTCTGCTGACCAGATCTCCATCGTTTCTTACGGTAAAGAAAAACCTGCAGTACTGGGTCACGACGAAGCGGCTTACTCCAAAAACCGTCGTGCCGTACTGGTTTACTAA
- the cpoB gene encoding cell division protein CpoB, translating to MSSNFRHHLLSLSLLVGIAAPWAAFAQAPISSVGSGSVEDRVTQLERISNAHSQLLTQLQQQLSDNQNDIDSLRGQIQESQYQLNQVVERQKQILLQIDSLSSGGAAAQPAAGDQSGAATSAPAPSADASASTGAPVQSGDANTDYNAAIALVQDKSRQDDALAAFQNFIKKYPDSTYQPNANYWLGQLNYNKGKKDDAAFYFASVVKNYPKSPKAPDAMFKVGVIMQDKGDTAKAKAVYQQVVAKFPGTEGAKQAQKRLNSMG from the coding sequence ATGAGCAGTAACTTCAGACATCATCTGTTGAGTCTGTCGTTACTGGTTGGAATAGCGGCCCCCTGGGCCGCTTTTGCTCAGGCACCAATCAGTAGTGTCGGCTCAGGCTCGGTAGAAGACCGGGTCACTCAGCTCGAGCGTATTTCTAACGCTCACAGTCAGCTTTTAACCCAACTCCAGCAGCAACTTTCCGATAACCAAAACGATATTGACTCTCTCCGTGGTCAGATTCAGGAAAGTCAGTATCAGCTTAACCAGGTTGTGGAACGTCAGAAGCAAATTTTATTGCAGATAGATAGCCTCAGCAGCGGCGGTGCAGCAGCACAACCCGCAGCGGGCGATCAAAGCGGCGCGGCAACCTCAGCGCCTGCGCCGTCTGCTGATGCTTCAGCCTCAACAGGAGCGCCTGTACAGAGCGGTGACGCGAATACGGATTACAATGCGGCCATTGCCCTGGTGCAGGATAAATCTCGTCAGGATGACGCGCTCGCTGCGTTTCAGAACTTTATCAAGAAATACCCTGACTCAACCTATCAGCCAAATGCGAATTACTGGCTCGGTCAGTTGAATTACAACAAGGGTAAAAAGGACGATGCGGCGTTTTATTTTGCCTCCGTGGTAAAAAATTACCCGAAATCGCCGAAAGCGCCAGATGCGATGTTTAAGGTTGGCGTGATCATGCAGGACAAAGGCGACACGGCGAAAGCCAAAGCGGTTTATCAGCAGGTGGTCGCAAAATTCCCGGGCACCGAAGGTGCTAAGCAGGCGCAAAAACGCCTGAATTCGATGGGATGA
- the nadA gene encoding quinolinate synthase NadA, with amino-acid sequence MSVMFDPEAAIYPFPPKPVPLSQDEKQFYREKIKRLLKERDAVMVAHYYTDPEIQQLAEETGGCISDSLEMARFGAKHPASTLLVAGVRFMGETAKILSPEKTILMPTLNAECSLDLGCPIDEFNAFCDAHPDRTVVVYANTSAAVKARADWVVTSSIAVELIEHLDSLGEKIIWAPDRHLGNYVQKQTGADVLCWQGACIVHDEFKTQALSRMKALYPDAAILVHPESPQSIVDMADAVGSTSQLINAARTLPHKQLIVATDRGIFYKMQQAVPEKELLEAPTAGEGATCRSCAHCPWMAMNGLKAIAEGLETGGAAHEIHVDAALREGALIPLNRMLDFAATLRT; translated from the coding sequence ATGAGCGTGATGTTCGATCCTGAAGCCGCAATCTATCCGTTTCCGCCAAAGCCTGTGCCATTAAGCCAGGATGAAAAACAATTCTACCGCGAGAAGATCAAACGGCTTCTCAAAGAGCGCGATGCGGTGATGGTGGCCCATTACTACACCGATCCGGAAATCCAGCAGCTGGCGGAAGAGACCGGGGGCTGTATTTCTGATTCACTGGAGATGGCCCGCTTCGGTGCAAAACATCCCGCTTCCACGCTGCTGGTTGCAGGCGTGCGTTTTATGGGCGAAACGGCAAAGATCCTCAGCCCGGAAAAAACCATTCTGATGCCGACGCTCAATGCGGAGTGTTCGCTTGATCTCGGCTGCCCGATTGACGAATTCAACGCCTTCTGCGACGCCCATCCTGACCGGACCGTGGTCGTTTACGCCAACACCTCTGCGGCGGTAAAAGCGCGCGCAGACTGGGTGGTCACGTCGAGCATCGCCGTTGAGCTGATTGAGCATCTGGACAGCCTGGGTGAGAAAATTATCTGGGCCCCGGACCGCCATCTTGGCAATTACGTTCAGAAGCAGACCGGCGCTGACGTTCTCTGCTGGCAGGGCGCCTGCATTGTGCACGACGAATTCAAGACCCAGGCGCTGTCCCGTATGAAGGCGCTTTATCCTGACGCGGCCATTCTTGTGCACCCTGAATCACCGCAGTCGATTGTTGATATGGCCGATGCGGTTGGCTCAACCAGCCAGCTTATCAACGCGGCCAGGACGCTGCCGCACAAGCAGCTCATCGTCGCGACCGATCGCGGTATCTTCTATAAGATGCAGCAGGCCGTACCGGAGAAAGAGCTGCTGGAAGCACCAACGGCAGGTGAGGGCGCGACGTGCCGCAGCTGCGCGCATTGCCCGTGGATGGCGATGAACGGCCTGAAGGCCATTGCCGAAGGGCTCGAGACAGGCGGTGCAGCGCATGAAATTCATGTGGATGCCGCTCTGCGTGAAGGTGCGTTAATTCCGCTTAACCGCATGCTGGATTTTGCGGCTACACTACGTACTTAA
- the pnuC gene encoding nicotinamide riboside transporter PnuC, translating to MDFFSTQNILVHIPIGAGGYDLSWIEAVGTLAGLLCIWLASLEKISNYAFGLINVTLFAIIFFQIQLYASLLLQLFFFAANIYGWYAWSRQNSQQEAELQIRWLPLPKAIAWFVACVVAIGLMTVYINPVFAFLTRVAVSVMYAIGLNVTMPELQPDAFPFWDSCMMVLSIAAMVLMTRKYVENWLLWVIINVISVVIFALQGVYAMSLEYLLLTFIALNGSRMWIKSARERGSHALSS from the coding sequence ATGGATTTTTTTAGCACGCAAAACATTCTGGTTCATATACCGATTGGTGCAGGTGGCTATGACCTGTCATGGATTGAAGCCGTAGGCACGCTGGCGGGGTTGCTGTGTATCTGGCTGGCAAGCCTGGAGAAGATCAGCAACTACGCGTTCGGGCTGATTAACGTCACGCTGTTTGCGATTATCTTCTTCCAGATCCAGCTGTACGCCAGCCTGCTTTTACAGCTGTTTTTCTTCGCTGCCAATATTTACGGCTGGTACGCCTGGTCCCGGCAGAACAGCCAGCAGGAGGCTGAGCTGCAGATCCGCTGGCTGCCCTTACCGAAAGCCATCGCCTGGTTTGTCGCCTGCGTCGTCGCAATTGGTTTGATGACCGTCTACATCAACCCGGTGTTTGCGTTCCTGACCCGCGTTGCCGTTTCGGTCATGTACGCTATTGGCCTCAACGTGACGATGCCGGAGCTTCAGCCGGATGCCTTCCCGTTCTGGGATTCCTGCATGATGGTGCTGTCGATCGCGGCGATGGTGCTGATGACCCGTAAATACGTTGAGAACTGGCTGCTGTGGGTCATCATCAACGTCATCAGCGTGGTGATTTTTGCCCTTCAGGGCGTCTATGCCATGTCGCTGGAGTATCTGCTGCTGACCTTCATTGCCCTGAACGGCAGCCGGATGTGGATCAAGAGCGCGCGTGAGCGTGGCTCACACGCGCTTTCAAGCTAG